One stretch of Leptospira hartskeerlii DNA includes these proteins:
- a CDS encoding tetratricopeptide repeat protein translates to MGFRELIISAIHRERQREFTKAFNLYKESLNFTQNPKTVVKIKNRQAWCQYYIGNTRETLNLFQELQDRFSSHPESRLYYANYLIKVHNFKSAKKILTTAIEIFPDQLELYLTLASLLKDTDRSNEAIQVLKQALSQEKLSRGRGIKRKDIWSELGYLYYQRGDYNSALASLKTAMRMDEEETFLHYDMIAQCYLKVSDHKNALKFIDLYIKYFGESDADILVVKARAHAQLHESHLACASLLQAYSMENGLKLSAEDMVDFGPLLQTGFFDTLENVEIDEA, encoded by the coding sequence GTGGGTTTTCGGGAACTGATCATTAGCGCCATCCATAGGGAAAGGCAGAGAGAATTTACTAAGGCATTCAACCTATACAAGGAATCCCTGAATTTTACCCAAAACCCGAAAACAGTCGTGAAGATAAAAAACCGTCAGGCCTGGTGCCAATATTATATTGGAAATACCAGAGAAACTCTGAATCTTTTCCAGGAATTGCAGGACCGTTTTTCCTCTCATCCAGAAAGCAGACTGTATTACGCCAATTATCTGATTAAAGTTCATAATTTTAAATCCGCTAAAAAGATACTTACTACAGCAATCGAGATATTTCCCGATCAGTTAGAATTGTATCTAACTCTTGCAAGTTTGTTAAAAGATACGGATAGATCCAACGAAGCGATCCAAGTTTTGAAACAAGCATTATCCCAGGAAAAACTTTCCAGAGGAAGAGGGATCAAACGAAAAGATATTTGGTCCGAGCTTGGATATTTGTATTATCAAAGGGGAGATTATAACTCCGCGTTAGCTTCTTTAAAAACTGCCATGAGAATGGACGAAGAAGAAACTTTTTTACATTACGATATGATCGCTCAGTGTTATTTGAAAGTTTCGGATCATAAGAACGCACTTAAGTTTATTGATCTATATATCAAATATTTCGGAGAATCGGACGCGGACATACTCGTTGTAAAAGCGAGGGCCCACGCCCAATTGCATGAAAGCCATTTGGCCTGCGCTTCTCTACTGCAGGCCTACTCCATGGAAAACGGTCTTAAACTTTCCGCGGAGGATATGGTGGATTTCGGTCCACTTTTGCAGACCGGTTTTTTCGATACATTAGAGAATGTTGAAATAGACGAAGCGTGA
- a CDS encoding response regulator, translating into MGNLRILAVDDSATMRSLVQQTLGIGGYEVTLASDGKEGIDKFGDSDYDLVITDINMPVMDGLTFIREVRKRNADVPILTLTTESEENIKQKGAEAGANGWIIKPFRPAQFLDIIKQVMQ; encoded by the coding sequence ATGGGGAACTTAAGAATACTAGCAGTAGACGACTCAGCCACTATGAGAAGTCTTGTCCAACAAACATTGGGGATAGGCGGCTATGAAGTCACTCTTGCATCTGATGGAAAGGAGGGCATAGACAAATTCGGCGATTCCGATTACGATCTGGTCATAACGGATATAAATATGCCCGTGATGGATGGGCTTACTTTTATACGGGAAGTCAGAAAAAGGAATGCGGACGTACCCATTCTGACCTTGACTACCGAGTCAGAAGAAAATATAAAACAGAAGGGAGCCGAAGCCGGAGCGAATGGATGGATCATTAAACCGTTTCGGCCTGCACAATTTCTGGATATTATAAAGCAAGTTATGCAGTGA
- a CDS encoding CheR family methyltransferase, producing MQDATLELMEVIKLATGISLTEEKIYLLESRLSDILSDYNLSDFGQLSKKFTEGHDLEFKEKVIDRVTTHETRFFRDESIFGAILERIIPEILERKQQKDNKIKIWSAACSTGQEPYSVAISIHEKYPQLFKNISIIATDIAKDTIEKAKNGVYSAFEIGRGLSEAHLAKYFDPVSKGLYVVNEEIRSVIEFKQHNLIYDPYPSNCDLILCRNVSYYFDQQERKNLFNKIEQALDQDSFLILGSAESISEYSKNFIIREFGLCRFYELNPSNFTLFIKGA from the coding sequence ATGCAAGATGCCACCCTCGAATTGATGGAAGTGATAAAACTAGCGACGGGTATATCCTTGACTGAAGAGAAAATTTATCTTTTGGAAAGCCGTCTTTCAGATATATTATCGGATTATAATTTATCCGATTTCGGCCAACTCTCTAAAAAATTCACAGAAGGTCATGATCTTGAATTTAAGGAAAAAGTGATAGATAGAGTAACAACTCATGAAACAAGGTTTTTTCGGGATGAAAGTATTTTTGGAGCGATCTTAGAAAGGATCATACCTGAAATATTGGAAAGAAAGCAGCAGAAAGATAATAAGATCAAGATTTGGTCTGCAGCTTGTTCTACCGGACAAGAACCATATTCCGTAGCGATCTCTATCCACGAAAAGTATCCGCAATTATTTAAGAATATCAGCATAATCGCAACGGATATAGCAAAAGATACAATAGAAAAAGCCAAAAACGGAGTTTATTCTGCCTTTGAGATTGGAAGGGGACTGTCCGAAGCCCATCTTGCCAAGTATTTCGATCCAGTCTCTAAAGGGTTGTACGTCGTAAACGAGGAGATACGATCCGTCATAGAATTTAAACAGCATAATCTGATCTACGATCCTTATCCTTCCAACTGCGATTTGATCCTATGCAGGAATGTGTCCTATTATTTTGACCAGCAGGAAAGAAAAAATTTATTCAATAAAATAGAGCAGGCTTTGGATCAAGACAGCTTTCTTATTTTAGGTTCTGCCGAGTCTATATCGGAATATTCGAAAAATTTTATCATTCGTGAATTCGGCTTATGCCGCTTCTATGAATTGAATCCTTCCAACTTCACGTTATTTATTAAAGGAGCTTAA
- a CDS encoding flavin-containing monooxygenase, producing MRRKLLNRKAVRFARNFENPVYSYHSERIFEGDIIRSVESYSVLVQNLYMNKEHFAVITVGAGLSGISAGYHLQKLCPGKKYTILESRADIGGTWSLFRYPGIRSDSDMFTLGYSFRPWKEAKAIADGPSILNYVRETASEFGIDRNIRFEHRVTSTSWSSKENFWTINVEVGPKKEKRTYTADFLYICSGYYNYDRGFTPNFPGVKNFKGQIIHPQHWPENLDYKGKKVVVIGSGATAVTLVPSMADDASHVTMLQRSPTYITSLPSKDIVADFLRFILPAKLAHHITRVKNILIQIWFYQICKRSPNFAKWLIRARLKASLPKGYDIDTHFKPNYQPWDQRVCLVPDSDLFKAISKGKASIVTDHIETFTSKGIKLRSGKELEADIIVTATGLELLAIGGIQLKVDGEEIDISKQFTFKGLMLSGVPNFAFCVGYTNASWTLRADLTSTYVARLLNHMESKGYKQCVPICDPAKMEKEPILDLNSGYIQRAIDQFPQRGANRPWRFHQNYLMDLLDINFANVNDSNLSFG from the coding sequence TTGAGACGTAAACTACTGAACCGGAAGGCAGTTCGATTCGCAAGGAACTTCGAAAATCCAGTATATTCTTATCATTCCGAACGAATTTTTGAGGGCGATATTATAAGATCAGTCGAATCTTACTCGGTTTTGGTACAAAATCTTTATATGAACAAAGAACATTTCGCTGTGATCACTGTAGGCGCGGGTTTATCAGGGATCAGCGCCGGTTATCATCTCCAAAAACTTTGCCCAGGCAAAAAATACACAATCTTAGAAAGTAGAGCAGATATCGGTGGGACCTGGAGTTTATTTCGTTATCCGGGAATTCGTTCCGATTCGGATATGTTTACCTTGGGTTATTCTTTCCGACCTTGGAAAGAAGCGAAGGCAATTGCCGACGGCCCTTCTATCCTAAACTATGTGAGAGAAACCGCATCCGAATTTGGAATAGATCGTAATATACGTTTCGAACATAGAGTAACGTCTACCTCTTGGTCAAGTAAGGAAAATTTCTGGACAATCAATGTAGAAGTAGGACCTAAAAAAGAAAAACGGACGTACACCGCGGACTTTCTGTATATCTGCAGCGGTTATTATAATTACGATAGAGGGTTCACTCCGAATTTTCCAGGTGTAAAAAACTTTAAAGGTCAGATCATTCATCCGCAACATTGGCCTGAGAACTTAGATTATAAAGGCAAAAAAGTCGTAGTGATCGGAAGTGGTGCAACCGCGGTTACATTAGTTCCATCCATGGCGGATGATGCTTCTCATGTTACTATGTTGCAAAGGTCCCCGACTTATATTACTAGTCTTCCTTCTAAGGATATAGTTGCAGATTTTTTAAGATTCATTCTACCTGCGAAGCTGGCTCATCATATCACTCGGGTCAAAAATATTCTGATCCAAATTTGGTTTTATCAAATCTGCAAAAGATCTCCTAACTTTGCAAAGTGGCTGATCAGGGCTCGACTGAAAGCTTCTCTTCCTAAAGGTTACGATATAGATACTCATTTCAAGCCGAATTATCAACCTTGGGACCAAAGGGTTTGTTTAGTTCCTGACTCCGATCTTTTCAAGGCAATCTCAAAGGGGAAAGCTTCTATAGTCACAGATCATATCGAAACTTTCACTTCTAAAGGCATTAAATTGAGATCCGGAAAAGAATTGGAAGCGGATATTATTGTGACTGCAACAGGATTGGAATTACTCGCGATAGGTGGGATCCAACTAAAGGTAGATGGCGAGGAAATTGATATTTCTAAACAATTTACATTCAAAGGATTGATGCTAAGCGGAGTCCCTAATTTTGCATTCTGTGTGGGCTATACAAATGCATCTTGGACCTTGAGAGCGGATCTTACTTCTACGTATGTTGCAAGATTACTGAATCATATGGAATCAAAAGGTTACAAACAATGTGTGCCTATCTGCGATCCTGCAAAGATGGAGAAGGAGCCGATACTCGATCTAAATTCAGGATATATCCAAAGAGCAATAGACCAATTCCCTCAAAGAGGAGCAAACCGTCCTTGGAGATTCCATCAGAATTATCTAATGGATCTGCTCGATATCAATTTTGCGAATGTGAACGACTCCAACTTGTCGTTCGGATAA
- a CDS encoding FecR family protein, which yields MKKLSVLFLLGITCVLFSCGKKEADAGKGVITFVVGNVTLERGSEKSKAEVSKEIQNGDILVTDEGATATIAFGENASLLEIQSGSRFRFDDIKSDKKFFQEKGRSWILSNKLVKGEGLSLGTPTTTAGVRGTKFYTSIVEDMTFICHCQGKVELENSSDHSKMIPESDYLTVTKGTKTIVIDKDDLLKIGIPYVHNHSEVSDSPVGERTNMKLEDFLKIQDLAKKKLAGK from the coding sequence ATGAAAAAGTTATCAGTACTATTTCTTCTAGGTATAACATGTGTTTTGTTTTCTTGCGGTAAAAAGGAAGCGGATGCAGGCAAGGGAGTGATTACATTCGTTGTAGGAAACGTAACCTTAGAAAGAGGTTCCGAAAAATCCAAGGCGGAAGTAAGCAAAGAGATCCAAAACGGTGACATATTAGTTACGGACGAAGGCGCCACTGCAACGATCGCATTTGGAGAAAATGCTTCTTTGCTTGAGATCCAATCCGGTTCCAGATTCCGTTTCGATGATATTAAATCGGACAAAAAGTTTTTCCAAGAAAAGGGAAGATCTTGGATACTCTCCAATAAACTTGTAAAAGGTGAAGGCTTAAGTCTAGGAACTCCAACAACCACTGCCGGTGTTAGAGGAACTAAGTTCTATACTTCAATCGTAGAAGATATGACCTTTATCTGTCATTGCCAAGGAAAGGTGGAACTGGAAAATAGTTCGGACCATTCTAAGATGATCCCTGAATCGGATTATCTTACAGTTACAAAAGGAACAAAAACAATTGTGATCGATAAAGATGATCTATTAAAGATAGGAATTCCTTATGTTCACAATCATAGTGAAGTAAGCGATTCTCCTGTCGGAGAAAGAACGAATATGAAGTTAGAGGATTTCCTGAAGATCCAAGATCTTGCTAAGAAAAAATTAGCGGGGAAGTGA
- a CDS encoding DUF1330 domain-containing protein, protein MKYYSVAELNITSARWIPAYVRSVTKMVEKFGGRYLSRTTNMEKLEGDRKLPQLFLIIEWPSKEAVQNFYNSEEYKPFLESRLKGSNGEFILVPGEDVNQLANVPE, encoded by the coding sequence ATGAAGTATTATTCTGTAGCAGAATTGAATATCACTAGCGCTCGTTGGATCCCAGCCTATGTGCGCAGTGTGACTAAGATGGTGGAAAAATTCGGGGGAAGATATCTTTCCAGGACAACGAATATGGAGAAGTTGGAAGGGGACAGAAAACTTCCGCAGCTCTTCTTGATCATCGAATGGCCTTCAAAAGAAGCGGTTCAAAACTTTTATAATTCGGAAGAATATAAACCCTTTCTGGAAAGTAGACTCAAAGGTTCCAATGGAGAATTCATTTTGGTTCCGGGCGAGGATGTGAATCAGCTTGCAAATGTTCCGGAATGA
- a CDS encoding TfoX/Sxy family protein, with the protein MAIHDKTAERVRKALTKQKEVEEKKMFGGLCFMVNGKMCVCVREEELMFRIDPKDYESILEKKKARPMIHNGNLMKGFVFVSIEEVKPEKEFGYWMELALDYNKSAKASKKNTKRKVPIPKKTTKKK; encoded by the coding sequence ATGGCGATCCATGATAAAACAGCTGAACGTGTTCGAAAAGCTCTTACCAAACAGAAAGAAGTAGAAGAGAAAAAAATGTTCGGTGGCCTTTGTTTTATGGTAAACGGAAAGATGTGCGTTTGTGTCAGGGAAGAGGAACTTATGTTTAGAATAGATCCCAAAGACTACGAATCCATTTTAGAAAAGAAAAAAGCCAGACCAATGATCCATAATGGAAATCTGATGAAGGGATTTGTATTTGTAAGTATTGAGGAAGTAAAACCTGAAAAAGAGTTTGGATACTGGATGGAACTTGCCTTGGATTATAACAAAAGTGCTAAGGCCTCTAAAAAAAATACAAAACGAAAGGTCCCAATTCCTAAAAAAACTACTAAGAAAAAATAA
- a CDS encoding chemotaxis protein CheW — MVEQEDKKQYLSFFLGTEIYGLPLEGCKEVDHNKRILKVPHSPDYIEGIVNLRGDLVTILNLRSLFGKDRISGEGKHSLIRLKGKKETFAILSDSVSDIVEVASKDLESCPSHLNEQEARFIRNVTILKDKTMIILNREELLRLEDE; from the coding sequence ATGGTAGAGCAGGAAGATAAGAAACAATATTTATCATTTTTCCTTGGAACCGAAATTTACGGACTTCCTTTAGAAGGATGTAAGGAAGTGGATCACAACAAAAGAATATTAAAAGTTCCTCATTCTCCTGATTATATTGAAGGGATCGTAAACTTACGAGGAGACCTTGTTACTATACTTAATTTGAGATCGCTCTTTGGAAAGGATCGCATAAGCGGAGAAGGAAAACATTCTCTTATTCGTTTAAAAGGAAAAAAAGAAACCTTCGCTATTCTTTCCGATTCAGTTTCGGATATCGTAGAAGTTGCGAGCAAAGATCTGGAGAGTTGTCCTTCTCATTTAAACGAGCAAGAGGCAAGATTCATACGAAACGTAACTATTTTAAAAGATAAGACAATGATAATTTTGAACAGGGAAGAATTGCTACGTCTGGAAGACGAGTGA
- a CDS encoding crotonase/enoyl-CoA hydratase family protein, whose protein sequence is MKTNFEFFEIVEREDGVAIVFLNRPDKRNAMNWSFWRDLPDVVEEINSNRKIRSFVIAAKGKSFSTGLDLESFFQEFGPIVRGTYADDRKKLYELILRMQKGINAVYDSPKPSVAAVQKHCIGGGLDLISACDIRYATYDASISLREAKVAIVADMGSINRLPSIIGQGNTRELAFTGKDIDGEEALRMGLVSKLFKTQDELLEGAVATASEIAANPRIVVEGTKEVMNFSEGKPLSVGLNYVAVWNSSFLDSKDFREIQTAFVERKRPEYNKD, encoded by the coding sequence ATGAAGACAAACTTTGAATTCTTTGAAATCGTCGAGAGAGAAGACGGAGTAGCTATCGTCTTCTTAAACCGTCCCGACAAAAGAAACGCAATGAACTGGAGTTTCTGGAGAGATCTTCCGGACGTAGTGGAAGAGATCAACTCCAACCGTAAAATCCGTTCTTTCGTAATCGCAGCAAAAGGAAAATCATTCTCAACAGGTTTGGATCTGGAATCATTCTTCCAAGAATTCGGCCCCATAGTGAGAGGGACATACGCGGACGATCGCAAAAAACTCTACGAACTCATACTCAGAATGCAGAAAGGGATCAACGCGGTATACGATTCTCCTAAACCTTCCGTTGCCGCAGTCCAAAAACATTGTATCGGTGGAGGACTAGACCTCATCTCTGCTTGCGATATTCGTTATGCAACTTACGATGCAAGCATCTCTCTTAGAGAAGCAAAAGTAGCAATCGTTGCGGACATGGGTTCCATCAATCGTCTTCCTTCTATCATAGGACAAGGAAATACAAGAGAACTTGCCTTCACCGGAAAAGACATAGACGGAGAGGAAGCCTTGAGAATGGGACTGGTCTCCAAATTATTCAAGACTCAAGACGAACTTTTAGAGGGTGCGGTCGCTACCGCTTCCGAGATCGCCGCCAATCCCAGAATCGTAGTAGAAGGAACTAAGGAAGTGATGAATTTTTCCGAAGGAAAACCTTTGTCAGTAGGTTTGAACTATGTCGCAGTATGGAATTCCAGCTTTCTGGATTCTAAAGATTTCAGAGAAATACAGACTGCCTTTGTCGAAAGAAAAAGACCGGAATATAATAAAGATTAA
- a CDS encoding methyl-accepting chemotaxis protein encodes MLGFVSQGNEKESEKKQMSTTLTDIERFVKEGTTLVSMTDLKGRVIYANKEFLEIAGLTNDELVGKPHNVVRHPDIPRSVFKDFWETIQSGKPWRGIVKNRSKNGDHYWVDANVAPKVENGNIVGFMSVRRTPTRQQVEAASKLYSDILSGKSKLEPTQKKKISIRTKLFLFIFLGVFGLGSLAVSESIGLVSEVTIGIAGFFAALQILLGGYLTFYILKPLKEATDIANKIATGDLSVNIAHNRNDELGELGKAILNMLINTAALISRLKENGDILFSSAQDLSGASLNLSSGIEEMSQQSQTIAAAATQMNQNLNVVSSSIEEMSVSVGEVAKKAADSAKIAREANSTAIETSRVVKELGENANEIGNVIESISNIAAQTKLLALNAAIEAAGAGDAGKGFAVVASEVKELARQSAESSEEIKSKISAIQKSTEKVIESIGKITSVIAEVNEISGSIASAVEEQSITTKEIAANVSQTSLTSNDVTKNINGISTASLDGAKDSNSVSKLSQSLQDLAAGLTMLVNQFKISNTTK; translated from the coding sequence ATGCTAGGTTTTGTTTCTCAAGGAAATGAAAAGGAAAGTGAGAAAAAACAAATGTCCACAACGTTAACGGATATTGAACGTTTTGTAAAAGAAGGGACCACCCTTGTTTCAATGACCGACTTGAAGGGACGAGTTATTTATGCTAACAAGGAATTCTTGGAAATAGCGGGTCTAACCAACGATGAACTAGTTGGAAAGCCCCATAATGTTGTTCGACACCCGGATATACCTAGAAGTGTATTTAAGGATTTTTGGGAAACGATCCAGAGCGGTAAACCGTGGCGAGGGATCGTTAAGAATAGATCCAAAAACGGGGACCATTATTGGGTGGATGCGAACGTAGCGCCAAAAGTAGAAAACGGAAATATCGTAGGCTTTATGTCGGTCAGGCGAACTCCTACACGTCAGCAAGTTGAAGCCGCTTCTAAATTGTATTCGGATATACTCTCCGGAAAAAGTAAACTAGAGCCTACTCAAAAGAAAAAAATATCCATCAGGACAAAGTTATTTCTGTTCATCTTTTTAGGTGTGTTCGGTCTAGGAAGCTTAGCGGTTTCTGAATCTATCGGTTTAGTTTCGGAAGTGACTATCGGGATTGCAGGATTTTTTGCAGCTCTCCAAATCTTACTAGGTGGTTATCTCACTTTTTATATTCTGAAACCTTTAAAAGAGGCCACGGATATCGCAAACAAAATAGCGACCGGAGATCTTTCTGTCAACATCGCTCATAATCGCAACGATGAATTAGGCGAATTGGGGAAAGCGATCTTGAACATGCTGATCAATACGGCGGCTTTAATCTCTCGTTTGAAAGAGAACGGAGATATACTTTTCTCTTCCGCTCAAGACTTATCAGGAGCTAGTCTGAATTTATCCTCGGGAATCGAGGAAATGTCACAACAATCTCAAACGATCGCAGCAGCAGCAACTCAGATGAATCAGAATTTGAATGTTGTTTCGAGTTCCATCGAAGAAATGTCTGTTTCTGTAGGAGAAGTCGCGAAAAAGGCAGCCGACTCGGCAAAGATCGCAAGGGAAGCGAATTCCACCGCGATCGAAACCAGTAGGGTTGTAAAAGAGTTAGGTGAGAACGCGAATGAGATCGGGAATGTAATCGAAAGTATTTCCAATATTGCCGCTCAAACCAAACTTCTTGCGTTAAACGCGGCTATCGAAGCTGCGGGAGCAGGAGATGCTGGTAAGGGTTTTGCTGTAGTCGCATCGGAAGTAAAAGAGCTCGCTCGTCAGTCTGCGGAATCTTCCGAAGAGATTAAAAGTAAGATTTCCGCCATACAGAAAAGTACGGAAAAGGTGATCGAATCCATCGGTAAAATTACGAGTGTTATCGCTGAAGTAAACGAGATCAGCGGAAGTATCGCTTCTGCAGTGGAAGAACAGTCCATCACAACTAAGGAGATTGCGGCTAATGTCAGTCAGACTTCGCTAACTTCTAACGATGTCACTAAAAACATCAACGGGATCTCTACTGCTTCTCTAGATGGCGCTAAGGACTCAAACAGTGTATCTAAACTTTCCCAATCTTTACAGGACCTTGCCGCAGGCCTGACAATGTTGGTGAATCAATTCAAAATTTCTAATACGACAAAGTAA
- a CDS encoding protein-glutamate methylesterase/protein-glutamine glutaminase gives MSILELPVEKSKVTRKTSVFVVDDSLVYRNLLRNTFSQDSEIEFLGAAIDGKFALPKIAQLKPDFVILDVEMPQMNGIQTLEEIKSKFPDTRVIMLSSLTQEGAKITLKALDMGAIDFVPKPNGGQDGALNETLELLTSKIKALSPIKPIVQSQFEKKNIPVKTIQTRREKDCAICAIGISTGGPIALRQLFLKLPSDLNGSIVVAQHMPPLFTNYLAESLSQAANMLIKEAEDGEVLQKGAAYIAPGGKQLEIVNGSSGPTARVFNGPEEELCKPSVNILFKSLAENFPKETTAIIMTGMGEDGYLGMKELKKNGAYLIAQNRESCTVFGMPNRPVQEGLVDEVLDVDSIAEKISNLLQGN, from the coding sequence GTGAGTATCTTGGAACTACCTGTGGAGAAAAGCAAAGTGACCCGAAAGACATCTGTTTTTGTCGTAGATGACTCTTTGGTCTATCGGAACCTTCTTCGGAACACCTTTTCGCAAGATAGTGAGATCGAATTTTTAGGAGCGGCGATAGACGGCAAGTTCGCGCTTCCTAAGATCGCTCAACTGAAACCGGATTTCGTGATTTTGGATGTAGAAATGCCTCAAATGAATGGGATCCAAACGTTGGAGGAAATTAAATCTAAATTTCCCGACACACGGGTGATTATGCTTAGTTCTCTCACGCAAGAGGGTGCTAAGATCACTTTGAAAGCCTTGGATATGGGGGCGATCGATTTCGTACCGAAACCAAATGGAGGACAGGACGGAGCGTTAAACGAAACCTTGGAGTTATTAACCTCCAAGATCAAAGCTCTTAGTCCGATCAAACCAATCGTTCAGAGTCAGTTCGAAAAGAAAAATATACCCGTTAAAACGATCCAAACCCGAAGGGAGAAAGATTGTGCGATATGTGCAATAGGTATATCTACCGGTGGACCGATCGCTTTGCGTCAATTATTCCTAAAACTACCGTCTGATCTTAATGGGAGCATTGTGGTCGCTCAGCACATGCCTCCTTTGTTCACCAACTATCTCGCAGAAAGTCTTTCACAGGCTGCAAATATGCTGATCAAAGAGGCGGAAGACGGTGAGGTTTTACAGAAAGGAGCTGCCTATATAGCTCCGGGAGGAAAACAACTCGAGATAGTCAATGGCTCTTCAGGACCTACTGCAAGAGTGTTTAACGGGCCGGAAGAAGAGTTATGCAAACCGTCCGTAAATATCCTCTTCAAATCTTTAGCAGAAAATTTTCCCAAAGAAACTACCGCGATCATTATGACCGGAATGGGAGAGGACGGTTATCTCGGGATGAAGGAGTTAAAGAAGAACGGTGCATACTTGATCGCACAGAATCGGGAATCATGTACCGTTTTCGGGATGCCCAATCGCCCGGTACAGGAAGGGCTTGTCGATGAAGTGTTGGATGTGGACAGCATCGCGGAAAAGATCTCCAACTTATTACAAGGGAACTAA
- a CDS encoding SDR family NAD(P)-dependent oxidoreductase codes for MKSFKNKVAAITGAGSGMGRELAIQLAEQECSLALSDVNESGLAETVQLIKKKNPNVSVTSQKLDVSDRSAVFDWASKVAKEHNKVNLIFNNAGIAFGSTIEGFESNDFRRVMDINFGGVVNGTQAFLPYLKESGEGHIINTSSVFGIIAVPGTSAYNASKFAVRGFTETLRQELDLTKAKVSATSVHPGGIKTAIAKSSKTNDSVRALGLDPNTAGEKMSAQFITTPERAAKVILKAVKKNSRRVLIGPDAVFVDLMQRLLPTFYQVIIGKLLLKQMK; via the coding sequence ATGAAAAGTTTTAAAAACAAAGTGGCTGCTATCACAGGAGCCGGATCCGGAATGGGAAGGGAACTTGCCATACAACTTGCGGAACAAGAATGCAGTTTGGCATTATCGGATGTAAACGAATCAGGCCTCGCAGAAACAGTCCAATTGATAAAAAAGAAAAACCCGAATGTTTCCGTTACCAGCCAAAAACTGGATGTATCGGATCGGTCGGCAGTTTTTGATTGGGCTTCCAAGGTGGCCAAAGAGCATAATAAGGTAAATTTAATATTTAATAACGCGGGGATCGCCTTCGGCTCAACGATAGAAGGATTTGAGTCAAACGATTTCCGGAGAGTTATGGATATAAACTTCGGCGGTGTAGTGAACGGAACGCAGGCATTTCTACCTTATTTAAAGGAAAGCGGAGAAGGTCATATCATCAACACTTCAAGTGTTTTTGGGATCATCGCCGTTCCGGGGACTTCAGCATACAATGCTTCCAAATTTGCTGTCAGGGGATTTACGGAAACATTAAGACAAGAACTTGATCTTACTAAAGCAAAAGTTTCAGCTACTAGCGTTCATCCTGGAGGGATCAAAACCGCCATCGCAAAAAGTTCCAAAACTAACGACAGCGTGCGGGCCTTAGGTTTGGACCCGAATACAGCCGGGGAAAAAATGTCCGCTCAATTCATTACTACTCCTGAACGAGCAGCTAAAGTGATCTTAAAAGCGGTTAAGAAAAATTCCAGAAGAGTTCTTATCGGACCGGACGCGGTGTTTGTGGATCTGATGCAAAGATTACTTCCTACTTTCTACCAAGTGATAATCGGAAAACTTCTGCTTAAACAAATGAAGTAA